Proteins encoded within one genomic window of Haematobia irritans isolate KBUSLIRL chromosome 5, ASM5000362v1, whole genome shotgun sequence:
- the Rpt1 gene encoding 26S proteasome regulatory subunit Rpt1: MPDYLGDDQRKVKHEEKEEKEIKSLDEGDIELLKTYGQSQYHKAIKIIEEDIQKAVKQVNELTGIKESDTGLAPPALWDLAADKQILQNEQPLQVARCTKIINADSDDPKYIINVKQFAKFVVDLADSVAPTDIEEGMRVGVDRNKYQIHIPLPPKIDPTVTMMQVEDKPDVTYSDVGGCKEQIEKLREVVETPLLHPEKFVNLGIEPPKGVLLFGPPGTGKTLCARAVANRTDACFIRVIGSELVQKYVGEGARMVRELFEMARSKKACLIFFDEIDAIGGARFDDGAGGDNEVQRTMLELINQLDGFDPRGNIKVLMATNRPDTLDPALMRPGRLDRKVEFGLPDLEGRSHIFKIHARSMSVERDIRFELLARLCPNSTGAEIRSVCTEAGMFAIRARRKVATEKDFLEAVNKVIKSYAKFSATPRYMTYN, translated from the coding sequence ATGCCTGACTATTTGGGAGACGATCAACGCAAAGTAAAACACGAAGAAAAGGAGGAgaaagaaatcaaatctttAGATGAAGGTGATATTGAATTATTGAAAACCTATGGCCAGAGTCAATACCACAAAGCCATTAAGATCATCGAGGAAGATATACAAAAGGCTGTAAAGCAAGTAAATGAGTTGACTGGTATTAAGGAGAGTGACACAGGTCTAGCTCCACCAGCTCTATGGGATTTGGCTGCCGATAAACAAATTCTCCAAAATGAACAACCCTTGCAAGTGGCGAGATGTACGAAAATTATCAATGCCGATTCCGATGATCCAAAATACATCATCAATGTCAaacagtttgcaaaatttgttgttgACTTGGCAGATTCGGTGGCTCCTACAGATATTGAAGAGGGTATGCGGGTGGGAGTAGATCGAAATAAGTATCAAATCCATATTCCCTTGCCACCCAAGATTGATCCCACAGTAACTATGATGCAGGTTGAAGATAAACCTGATGTCACATATAGTGATGTGGGTGGTTGCAAGGAACAGATTGAAAAGTTGAGAGAAGTAGTGGAAACACCTTTGCTACATccagaaaaattcgttaatttGGGTATTGAACCACCAAAGGGTGTTTTGCTGTTCGGTCCTCCCGGCACAGGAAAGACATTGTGTGCTCGAGCTGTGGCAAATCGTACTGATGCCTGTTTCATTCGTGTCATTGGCTCTGAATTGGTGCAAAAGTATGTGGGTGAAGGTGCCCGTATGGTTCGTGAACTCTTCGAAATGGCTCGTTCCAAGAAGGCATGTTTGATTTTCTTCGACGAAATTGATGCCATTGGTGGTGCACGTTTCGATGATGGAGCTGGTGGTGACAATGAAGTACAACGTACTATGTTGGAGCTTATCAATCAATTAGATGGTTTCGATCCCAGAGGTAACATCAAGGTTTTGATGGCCACAAACAGACCAGACACCCTCGATCCTGCCCTTATGCGTCCTGGTCGTTTGGATCGTAAAGTTGAATTTGGTCTACCCGATTTAGAGGGCCGTTCGCACATCTTTAAAATTCATGCTCGTTCTATGTCCGTTGAGCGTGACATACGTTTTGAGTTGTTGGCTCGTCTGTGTCCCAATTCAACGGGTGCTGAAATTCGTTCGGTATGCACAGAAGCTGGCATGTTTGCAATACGAGCACGTCGTAAGGTGGCAACAGAAAAAGACTTTTTAGAGGCTGTCAATAAGGTTATCAAGAGCTATGCCAAATTCAGTGCTACTCCACGTTACATGACCTACAATTAA